From the genome of Papaver somniferum cultivar HN1 chromosome 2, ASM357369v1, whole genome shotgun sequence, one region includes:
- the LOC113352532 gene encoding uncharacterized protein LOC113352532: MQSYGGFDICFPSSSKICEDEEIDAIVPPIFTPSTKEKGFTGLLESPNDFPSLSVDKIIDVGASVPALNTIIELSSSEQTTKQVHNISDANNNTTNEILSAQVLSNINTEVATSEGWKEVTGTNTKGRTVNHIPNSGKGFASPSKFQALIEVAEKHDHIFSKVISKPVKGKNAKDAPNVITRKQASFSVKSNVSMGACLTMDKRDLWDELMNISQMNYPWMIIGDFNVVLSYEEKVGGRRPLRVSMQDFRGCLESCNLIQATRTGIIFSWCNNRAGRKRILCDLVKAFYNLKWLEKFDGWSYKVGVRGTSDHGHLFGFIVNIGKPVNAPFKYQPIWTSHPGFLEIIKDAWNETVFGNPVFSFMSKLKRLKQILKKWNWEVFGDLRVKVQKTEDEVLAASMLLDADPENLELLNNLVIARGRQEISSQ; the protein is encoded by the exons ATGCAGAGTTATGGTGGGTTTGATATTTGTTTTCCTTCTAGTAGTAAAATCTGTGAAGATGAAGAAATCGATGCAATAGTTCCTCCTATTTTTACACCTTCAACTAAGGAGAAAGGATTTACTGGTCTTTTGGAGTCACCTAATGATTTTCCTTCTTTATCTGTGGATAAAATTATTGATGTGGGTGCAAGTGTGCCAGCATTGAATACAATTATTGAACTATCCTCAAGTGAACAAACTACTAAACAAGTTCACAATATATCTGATGCTAACAATAATACTACAAATGAGATTTTATCTGCTCAAGTTTTGTCAAATATAAACACAGAGGTTGCTACTTCAGAAGGTTGGAAGGAAGTAACTGGAACAAACACTAAAGGAAGAACTGTGAATCATATTCCTAATTCAGGTAAAGGTTTTGCTTCTCCAAGTAAGTTTCAAGCtttaattgaagtagctgaaaaacatgatcatattttttcaaaagtgaTTAGCAAACCTGTTAAAGGGAAGAATGCTAAAGATGCTCCTAATGTCATCACTAGAAAACAAGCAAGTTTTTCAGTTAAATCAAATGTTAGTATGGGAG CTTGTCTCACTATGGATAAAAGAGATTTATGggatgaattgatgaatattaGTCAAATGAATTATCCTTGGATGATAATTGGAGATTTTAATGTGGTGTTGAGTTATgaggaaaaagttggtggtagaaGACCATTAAGAGTATCAATGCAGGACTTTAGAGGTTGTCTAGAGTCTTGTAATTTAATTCAAGCTACAAGAACTGGAATAATATTTTCCTGGTGCAACAATAGAGCTGGTAGAAAAAGAATTTTATGTGATCTTGTTAAAGCATTCTACAATCTCAAATGGCTGGAAAAATTTGATGGTTGGTCTTATAAAGTGGGGGTAAGAGGTACATCAGATCATGGTCATTTGTTTGGTTTTATTGTGAATATTGGGAAGCCTGTAAATGCACCTTTCAAATATCAACCAATTTGGACTTCTCATCCTGGTTTCCTGGAAATTATTAAAGATGCATGGAATGAAACAGTTTTTGGTAATCCTGTTTTTTCTTTCATGAGTAAACTAAAAAGGTTAAAACAAATTTTGAAGAAGTGGAATTGGGAGGTTTTTGGAGATCTCAGAGTTAAAGTTCAGAAAACTGAAGATGAAGTACTTGCTGCTTCTATGCTATTAGATGCAGATCCTGAAAATCTTGAGCTTTTAAATAATTTGGTCATAGCAAGGGGGAGACAAGAGATTTCTTCTCAATAA
- the LOC113350078 gene encoding E3 ubiquitin ligase PARAQUAT TOLERANCE 3-like — MAVYYKFKSAKDFDSIPIDGHFISVANLKEKIFESKHLGRGTDFDLMVANAQTNEEYQDEATLIPKNTSVLVRRVPGRPRMTIVTEPEEKKSVEDKVEEAQPAKNNFSMADSSVRMPEENEWDEFGNDLYAIPEVLPVQSGNPVMDALPPSRADEDSKIKALMDTTALDWQRQTQEGFGAGRGYGRGVGGRMMGPGRGFGRGVAGGGLERKTPPPGYTCHRCKTPGHFIQHCPTNGDPNYDIKRVKPPTGIPKSMLMATPDGSYALPSGAVAVLKPNEAAFEKEIEGLPSTTRSVSDLPPELRCPLCKEVMKDAVLTSKCCFKSFCDKCIRDHIISKLVCICGATNVLADDLLPNKTLRDTINRILESDNVSAENGGSILQIHDMESARSAPFKVPSPTASAASKGEQLPLQCKVETQKEVTAVNVKHEPAIPQQSSEKGKATKAVSEATSVSVKEPALQGNAPPAEEEVQQKLPFAEPVKKKKKKKAVLPINGADMQWRTPQDLGYENHMMPFPPAACNPYWGGMPLGMEGYMGAPYMGNMGNMGNIPYMGYNPGPFDVPFGGMIPQDPFGGQGYMMPVVPPQRDLAEIALGSSQAPPIMSREEFEARKADLRRKREMERRSEREYFNDRESGSEMSNSGDISSLKTKSHQRPSNYPSSLEPQQSQYSRQNHQHHRSEKPPLSNTERVAPPLQQPREANMPARSGKRQLESEEDAAAEAMAADKRHKASVFSRISFPELNSSNPPIKKKKSSSSSTSELPSTRSSNGYKDYDPPATSSTHSHHHHRSSSHHHHQRDESKSVSAVISSSRKSSSLVVDQDSSDEDRHFKRRPSRYEPPPPPIEDEVVAVRSSRRSRERDHYEREHRHSKHR; from the exons atgGCTGTGTATTATAAGTTCAAGAGTGCTAAAGATTTTGATTCCATACCAATTGATGGTCATTTTATATCGGTTGcgaatttgaaagaaaaaatattCGAATCAAAACATTTGGGCAGGGGTACTGATTTTGACCTCATGGTTGCTAATGCTCAAACTAACGAAg AGTACCAGGATGAAGCAACGTTGATACCAAAAAACACATCCGTTTTAGTTCGGCGAGTTCCTGGACGGCCTCGCATGACCATTGTTACTGAACCAGAAGA GAAGAAATCTGTAGAGGATAAAGTAGAGGAAGCTCAGCCAGCCAAAAATAACTTTAGCATGGCTGATTCTTCTGTTAGAATG CCTGAGGAAAATGAGTGGGATGAATTTGGAAACGATCTTTATGCGATTCCTGAAGTGCTCCCAGTTCAATCCGGCAATCCTGTGATGGACGCCCTTCCTCCTAGTAGAGCTGATGAAGACAGCAAGATTAAAGCTTTAATGGATACAACTGCATTGGACTGGCAACG GCAAACACAGGAGGGTTTTGGGGCTGGTAGAGGTTATGGAAGAGGTGTGGGTGGAAGAATGATGGGCCCTGGTAGAGGTTTTG GCcgaggtgttgctggtggtggtttgGAGCGCAAGACACCTCCACCAGGTTACACTTGTCACAGATGCAAGACGCCTG GTCACTTTATTCAGCATTGTCCTACAAATGGTGATCCTAATTATGATATCAAAAGGGTGAAACCTCCAACTGGCATTCCAAAGTCGATGTTAATGGCTACCCCTGATGGTTCTTATGCCTTGCCAAGTGGTGCAGTTGCTGTATTGAAGCCGAATGA ggCTGCTTTTGAGAAAGAAATCGAAGGGTTACCTTCTACTACTCGTTCAGTCAGTGATCTTCCGCCTGAACTCCGCTGCCCGTTATGCAAAGAAGTAATGAAGGATGCTGTGCTGACCAGCAAGTGCTGTTTCAAGAGTTTCTGTGACAAAT GTATCAGGGACCACATAATCTCAAAATTAGTATGCATTTGTGGGGCTACAAATGTACTTGCAGATGACCTTCTGCCAAATAAAACCCTCAGGGATACTATAAACCGCATTTTGGAATCAGATAACGTTAGTGCTGAAAACGGTGGCAGCATTTTGCAAATTCATG ATATGGAGTCCGCCCGTTCTGCCCCATTCAAAGTTCCATCGCCTACTGCTTCTGCAGCGTCCAAGGGGGAACAACTGCCGCTACAGTGTAAGGTAGAAACTCAAAAAGAGGTGACTGCAGTCAATGTAAAGCATGAACCAGCTATTCCTCAACAGTCATCTGAGAAAGGGAAAGCTACAAAAGCAGTATCGGAAGCTACGTCTGTGAGTGTGAAGGAACCTGCTTTACAGGGTAATGCTCCACCAGCGGAAGAAGAAGTGCAACAGAAGTTGCCTTTTGCTGAGCCAG tgaagaaaaagaaaaagaagaaggctGTTTTACCCATTAATG GTGCAGACATGCAGTGGAGAACACCTCAAGATCTAGGATACGAAAATCATATGATGCCTTTTCCTCCAGCAGCTTGTAACCCATATTGGGGTGGTATGCCGCTTGGGATGGAAGGATATATGGGTGCTCCATACATGGGAAATATGGGCAACATGGGAAACATACCATACATGGGTTATAATCCGGGCCCCTTTGATGTTCCATTCGGGGGAATGATTCCTCAAGACCCCTTTGGAGGGCAAGGTTACATGATGCCAGTAGTTCCACCCCAGAG GGATCTTGCAGAGATTGCTTTGGGCTCAAGCCAAGCACCCCCTATTATGAGCAGAGAGGAATTTGAGGCCAGAAAAGCTGACCTGAGGAGAAAGCGTGAAATGGAGCGACGGAGTGAAAG GGAGTATTTTAATGATAGGGAAAGCGGCAGTGAGATGAGCAACAGTGGTGATATATCTTCATTGAAAACAAAATCT CATCAGAGACCGTCCAACTATCCTTCAAGCCTGGAGCCGCAGCAATCACAGTATAGCCGGCAAAATCATCAGCATCATCGATCGGAGAAGCCACCACTTAGTAACACAGAAAGAGTAGCCCCACCATTACAGCAACCACGAGAGGCGAATATGCCAGCTCGATCAGGGAAGAGGCAGCTCGAAAGTGAAGAGGATGCTGCTGCAGAAGCCATGGCAGCAGACAAGAGACACAAGGCCAGTGTCTTCTCTCGTATAAGTTTCCCAGAATTGAACAGTAGTAATCCaccaataaagaagaagaaatcatcttcttcttctacttcagaACTCCCTAGTACCAGGAGTAGCAATGGGTATAAAGATTATGATCCTCCGGCAACTTCATCTACTCATAGTCATCACCACCATAGATCGTCATCGCATCATCACCATCAACGGGATGAAAGCAAATCAGTATCGGCAGTAATTTCTAGTTCGCGAAAGAGTAGTAGTTTGGTAGTTGATCAGGATTCAAGTGACGAGGATAGACATTTCAAGAGGAGACCATCAAGGTATGAGCCTCCTCCTCCACCTATCGAGGATGAAGTTGTAGCAGTCAGGTCTTCAAGACGCTCAAGGGAAAGAGATCATTATGAGCGAGAACATCGCCACAGCAAGCATAGATAG